A window of the Roseburia sp. 831b genome harbors these coding sequences:
- a CDS encoding translation factor GTPase family protein has product MKKITTGIVAHVDAGKTTLSENFLYLSGCIRKMGRVDNQDAFFDTDRLERARGITIFSKQAGFTWKDTQFTLLDTPGHIDFSAEMERTLQVLDYAILVISGADGVQGHTMTLFRLLERYQIPVFFFVNKMDQPGTDRNTRLMELKERLDSNCIWFNQEENPDFLEEVAMGDEEVLEQFLSTGEIPKEQIQDMIAARKIFPVFFGSALKAEGVEELLDALDCYMKEREYPKEFGAKVYKIARDEQGNRLTFCKITGGALKVKALLSGKENGAKKEDWEEKINQIRIYSGEKYETVDEVLAGEVCALTGLTHTYPGEGIGDEEETGLPVLEPVLTYRVLLPEEVDAAVMLPKLRVLEEEDPTLHVIWDENLQEIQIQLMGEVQIEVLKSVIAERFDVDVSFDAGSIVYKETITNTVEGVGHFEPLRHYAEVHLLLEPGEPGSGISIATNCSEDILDKNWQRLISTHLEEKEFKGVLTGSVLTDVKITVVGGRAHQKHTEGGDFRQATYRAVRQGLMQAESVLLEPFYRFRLEVPMDCVGRAMTDIEKRNGIFQTPDTNGEQSVLTGRIPVSTMRDYQKELLAYTKGRGKLFCELDGYGPCHNMEEVVENCRYDVERDLANTADSVFCAHGAGVIVPWYEVPDYMHVESFFFKETRESAFEKSVEAAKREAEKRASERERFVGTDEIDAILAKTFDANRRKQDAPRNGYQKRKETTMFPVTRSYQKPSQKAEEYLLVDGYNVIFAWQELKELAEKNMDSARGKLLDLLCNYQGIKKCNLIVVFDAYRVVGHETEVSDYHNIHVVFTKEAETADQYIEKFAHENGKKYNMTVATSDGLEQIIIRGEGCHLISSRELEKEMKAATEHLMASYQENKPASKTYLTDYLSDEAKNAMDSSIKINQEE; this is encoded by the coding sequence ATGAAAAAGATTACAACGGGAATTGTGGCACACGTAGATGCCGGAAAGACAACACTTTCGGAGAATTTTCTGTATCTGAGCGGATGTATTCGGAAAATGGGGCGTGTTGACAATCAGGATGCATTTTTTGATACCGATCGGTTAGAACGTGCAAGAGGAATTACTATCTTTTCCAAACAGGCAGGTTTTACATGGAAGGATACACAGTTTACCCTTTTAGATACGCCGGGGCACATCGATTTTTCTGCAGAGATGGAACGTACCTTACAGGTGTTAGACTATGCCATTTTAGTGATTAGTGGTGCAGATGGGGTGCAAGGACATACGATGACGCTGTTTCGTCTGTTGGAACGTTATCAGATTCCTGTTTTCTTCTTTGTAAATAAAATGGATCAGCCGGGAACGGACAGAAATACCCGTCTTATGGAATTAAAGGAGAGGCTCGACTCGAACTGTATCTGGTTCAATCAGGAAGAAAACCCGGATTTTCTGGAAGAAGTTGCAATGGGAGACGAGGAGGTCTTAGAACAGTTTTTAAGCACAGGTGAAATCCCAAAAGAACAGATTCAGGACATGATAGCAGCGCGGAAAATCTTCCCGGTATTTTTTGGCTCCGCTTTAAAAGCAGAGGGCGTGGAAGAACTCTTAGACGCCTTGGACTGTTATATGAAAGAGCGGGAATACCCAAAAGAATTCGGAGCAAAAGTTTATAAGATTGCAAGAGATGAACAGGGAAATCGTCTGACCTTTTGTAAGATAACAGGGGGAGCACTTAAGGTAAAGGCGCTTTTGTCTGGAAAAGAAAATGGAGCTAAAAAAGAGGACTGGGAGGAAAAAATCAACCAGATTCGAATCTATTCCGGGGAAAAATATGAAACGGTCGATGAAGTCTTAGCAGGTGAGGTGTGCGCTTTGACAGGATTAACGCACACTTATCCGGGAGAGGGAATTGGAGATGAAGAAGAAACCGGACTTCCTGTTTTAGAGCCGGTTCTAACGTATCGTGTGTTATTGCCAGAAGAGGTAGACGCAGCGGTGATGCTTCCAAAGCTGCGCGTGCTTGAGGAGGAAGACCCAACGCTTCATGTCATCTGGGATGAAAATTTACAGGAAATCCAGATTCAGCTGATGGGAGAGGTTCAGATTGAAGTGTTAAAAAGTGTGATAGCAGAACGGTTTGATGTGGACGTTTCTTTCGATGCCGGAAGTATTGTTTACAAGGAAACAATCACAAATACGGTGGAGGGAGTCGGACATTTTGAACCACTTCGTCATTATGCGGAGGTACATCTTTTGTTAGAGCCGGGAGAACCTGGAAGCGGAATTTCGATTGCGACAAATTGCAGTGAGGATATTTTGGACAAGAACTGGCAGCGTTTGATTTCCACCCATTTGGAAGAAAAAGAATTTAAAGGAGTGCTAACGGGCTCTGTCCTAACGGATGTAAAAATCACAGTGGTAGGCGGACGGGCTCATCAGAAACACACGGAAGGTGGCGATTTTAGACAGGCGACGTATCGTGCAGTGCGGCAAGGGTTGATGCAGGCGGAATCCGTTCTTTTAGAGCCATTTTACCGTTTCCGTTTAGAGGTGCCAATGGATTGCGTGGGACGAGCCATGACGGATATTGAAAAGAGAAACGGTATATTTCAGACGCCGGATACAAATGGGGAACAGTCTGTTTTAACAGGAAGGATTCCGGTTTCTACGATGCGGGATTATCAGAAGGAATTACTTGCCTACACCAAAGGGCGCGGAAAGCTTTTTTGTGAGTTAGATGGATATGGTCCATGCCATAACATGGAAGAAGTAGTGGAAAACTGCCGCTATGATGTGGAACGAGATCTTGCAAATACAGCCGATTCTGTTTTCTGTGCGCATGGAGCAGGGGTTATTGTGCCGTGGTATGAGGTGCCGGACTATATGCATGTCGAGAGCTTTTTTTTTAAGGAGACAAGGGAAAGTGCGTTTGAGAAAAGTGTAGAGGCAGCGAAACGGGAGGCAGAGAAGAGGGCAAGTGAGAGGGAACGTTTTGTTGGAACAGATGAGATTGACGCAATTTTAGCAAAAACATTTGACGCCAACCGAAGAAAACAGGATGCACCTAGAAACGGTTATCAGAAAAGAAAAGAGACCACCATGTTTCCGGTGACAAGAAGTTACCAGAAACCATCCCAAAAGGCAGAAGAATATCTGCTTGTCGATGGCTATAATGTTATTTTTGCATGGCAGGAATTAAAAGAACTTGCAGAGAAAAATATGGACAGTGCAAGGGGAAAACTGCTTGATTTATTATGCAATTACCAGGGCATAAAAAAGTGTAATCTGATTGTCGTATTCGATGCCTACCGCGTGGTGGGCCATGAGACAGAGGTGAGCGATTACCACAACATCCACGTTGTCTTTACAAAGGAGGCGGAGACAGCGGATCAGTATATCGAAAAATTTGCCCATGAAAATGGGAAAAAATATAACATGACGGTTGCAACTTCCGACGGCTTAGAGCAGATTATTATCCGTGGGGAAGGATGTCACCTGATTTCTTCAAGAGAACTTGAAAAAGAAATGAAGGCGGCAACGGAACATCTGATGGCTTCCTATCAGGAAAATAAGCCTGCATCCAAGACCTATCTGACCGATTATCTAAGCGATGAGGCGAAAAATGCAATGGATTCTTCGATTAAAATAAATCAAGAAGAATGA
- a CDS encoding polysaccharide deacetylase family protein, translating into MKKNILKGTGLLLVLALMFAAGRGAALAKTKVVGSFSIAEEVDNWGLGFGESGKELQPTGNASPDELKKYDTYYVGDFAEKKLYLTFDCGYENGNTEPILDALKKHQAPGTFFVVGHFLETAPDLVKRMVADGHTVGNHTYHHPDMSSISDLTSFQKELKDVEKLYQEITGETMTKYYRPPQGKYSTENLKMAKELGYHTFFWSLAYVDWNVDAQPTKEEAFDKMIGRIHPGAIVLLHSTSSTNAQVLDELLTKWEEMGYTFHPLSELVEAE; encoded by the coding sequence ATGAAAAAGAACATTTTAAAAGGAACTGGTCTACTTTTGGTATTGGCGCTCATGTTCGCAGCAGGACGTGGGGCTGCCCTTGCAAAGACAAAAGTAGTTGGTTCCTTTTCTATTGCAGAAGAAGTAGATAACTGGGGGCTTGGCTTTGGGGAGAGTGGGAAAGAACTGCAGCCAACCGGAAACGCTTCCCCGGATGAATTAAAAAAATACGATACCTATTATGTAGGAGATTTCGCAGAAAAAAAGTTGTACCTGACCTTTGACTGCGGCTATGAAAATGGGAATACGGAACCAATTCTGGATGCTTTAAAGAAACATCAGGCACCAGGAACTTTTTTTGTTGTAGGACATTTCCTTGAGACGGCACCGGACCTTGTAAAAAGGATGGTTGCAGACGGTCATACCGTAGGAAATCACACCTATCATCATCCCGATATGTCATCGATTTCGGATTTGACCTCATTTCAGAAGGAACTTAAGGATGTAGAAAAATTATACCAGGAGATTACCGGTGAGACGATGACAAAGTATTACCGTCCGCCACAGGGAAAATACAGTACCGAAAATCTAAAAATGGCAAAAGAACTCGGATACCACACCTTTTTCTGGAGTCTTGCGTATGTTGACTGGAATGTAGATGCCCAGCCCACAAAAGAGGAAGCCTTTGATAAGATGATTGGAAGAATCCACCCAGGTGCCATTGTGCTGCTTCACAGCACATCCTCCACAAATGCACAGGTTTTAGACGAACTACTGACAAAGTGGGAAGAGATGGGTTATACCTTCCATCCATTATCCGAACTTGTCGAGGCGGAATAA
- a CDS encoding MATE family efflux transporter: protein MRENDMGTKMVFPLVCYMAFPPMLSMLIQSLYNIIDSIFVARLSQDALSAVSIVFPIQNMMLSIAVGAGVGLNSYIARNMGAGNRKKAEEAVGVGLILSVFQYLFDAIVGLLILRPFVGLYATNEQVLKYCMDYGVIIVLFSFGQMLHITLEKIFQAMGKMMISMTLQAAGCVVNIVLDPILIFGLGPMPALGVKGAAIATVAGQMTSAGIGVILFLKGKSELRSRKLERRDEMLPIVKQIYAVGIPSALVMALPSFLVSGLNVILSGLTPIGVAVFGIYYKLQTFVYMPVSGLIQGIRPLVGFQYGAKLMKREKEIMKYSILLVGTVMVIGTLLFWLIPDVFLGMFDATEEMYVLGERLLRIVSIAFVPSAVGIIIAAEFEGIGKGVISLIITLLRQFIILLPIAIISSRSIGTDGVWIAFPIAETVAAVVAVMFLRKEWRSRDWK from the coding sequence ATGAGAGAAAATGATATGGGGACAAAAATGGTTTTCCCGCTGGTGTGCTACATGGCATTTCCGCCGATGTTATCTATGTTGATTCAGTCACTTTACAACATTATTGACAGTATCTTTGTGGCTAGATTAAGCCAGGATGCATTATCTGCTGTGTCGATTGTTTTCCCGATACAGAATATGATGCTTTCGATTGCAGTTGGTGCAGGCGTTGGTCTGAATTCTTATATTGCAAGAAATATGGGAGCCGGGAATCGAAAGAAAGCGGAGGAGGCAGTAGGAGTCGGCCTGATTCTAAGTGTATTTCAGTATCTGTTTGATGCCATAGTCGGGCTTTTGATTCTCCGTCCATTTGTGGGTTTGTATGCAACAAATGAGCAGGTTTTAAAATATTGCATGGATTATGGTGTTATCATCGTTTTATTTTCCTTTGGTCAGATGTTACACATCACGTTAGAAAAGATTTTCCAGGCGATGGGAAAAATGATGATTTCCATGACCTTACAGGCAGCAGGTTGTGTGGTTAATATTGTGTTAGATCCAATTTTAATTTTCGGACTTGGCCCAATGCCAGCCCTTGGAGTAAAGGGTGCGGCTATCGCTACGGTTGCCGGACAGATGACTTCTGCAGGAATCGGAGTGATTCTGTTCTTAAAAGGAAAGAGTGAGCTAAGAAGCAGAAAATTAGAACGCCGGGATGAGATGTTACCGATTGTAAAGCAAATTTATGCGGTCGGAATTCCATCTGCACTTGTGATGGCATTACCATCCTTTTTGGTATCGGGCTTAAATGTTATTCTTTCTGGACTGACACCGATAGGGGTTGCAGTGTTTGGAATCTACTACAAACTACAAACGTTTGTATATATGCCGGTCAGCGGGTTGATTCAAGGAATCCGACCGCTTGTTGGTTTCCAATACGGAGCAAAACTGATGAAACGTGAAAAAGAAATCATGAAATATTCGATTCTTTTGGTTGGAACGGTAATGGTGATTGGAACGCTTCTTTTCTGGCTGATTCCAGATGTATTTCTTGGAATGTTTGATGCGACCGAAGAGATGTATGTGTTAGGAGAGCGTCTGCTTCGAATTGTCAGCATCGCCTTTGTGCCTTCCGCAGTTGGTATTATCATTGCAGCAGAATTTGAAGGAATCGGAAAGGGAGTTATCAGTCTGATTATCACATTACTCCGTCAGTTTATTATTTTGCTTCCAATTGCAATCATAAGTTCTAGAAGCATCGGAACAGACGGAGTATGGATTGCATTTCCAATTGCAGAGACTGTGGCAGCAGTTGTGGCGGTTATGTTCCTAAGAAAAGAGTGGAGAAGCAGGGATTGGAAATAA
- a CDS encoding sugar ABC transporter substrate-binding protein produces the protein MKKKLGILLSIAIMITYCFTGCGNTGTASNGKMKVLLSISSMDTFRQMLVDAAQETADKEGVQLDVLDAEDSIENQVEHIKTAVKENYDAIICGPVSVDTVVELKANAGDIPIIFINSCPEDDQLDAAEDIYVGSDESVAGQYQAEYVLDQFADKDEINVVILKGPKNHSATNGRTKGAKKTLEESGKTINYVFEDYANWETEQAKQMFEVFLKTGSPVDCVICNNDDMALGVVEACKEAKIDLNELPILGVDATADGCEAIENGEMAFTVYQSAVGQGTAALEAAIRFVKGESIKDIEGATEDGKYIWVPFEKVDSSNVSEYK, from the coding sequence ATGAAGAAAAAGCTTGGAATCTTATTGAGCATAGCAATCATGATAACATATTGCTTTACAGGTTGTGGAAATACAGGCACAGCCAGTAATGGAAAAATGAAGGTGCTTCTTTCCATCAGTTCCATGGATACATTCCGACAGATGTTAGTAGATGCCGCACAGGAAACTGCCGATAAGGAGGGAGTTCAACTGGATGTTTTAGATGCAGAAGATTCCATTGAAAACCAGGTAGAACATATCAAAACTGCGGTAAAAGAAAATTATGACGCCATCATTTGTGGACCGGTATCCGTAGATACTGTTGTAGAGTTAAAGGCAAATGCTGGGGATATCCCAATTATCTTCATCAACAGCTGCCCGGAGGATGACCAGTTAGATGCAGCGGAAGACATCTATGTAGGTTCAGATGAAAGTGTAGCAGGACAATACCAGGCAGAATATGTGCTGGATCAGTTTGCAGATAAGGATGAGATTAATGTGGTTATTTTAAAAGGACCGAAGAATCATTCTGCAACCAATGGAAGAACCAAAGGTGCCAAAAAGACCCTAGAGGAAAGTGGAAAGACAATCAACTATGTTTTCGAGGATTATGCAAACTGGGAGACAGAGCAGGCGAAACAAATGTTCGAAGTGTTCTTAAAAACCGGTTCTCCGGTAGACTGTGTAATTTGCAACAACGATGACATGGCACTTGGTGTTGTAGAGGCATGTAAGGAAGCAAAAATCGATTTGAATGAGTTGCCGATTCTGGGTGTTGATGCGACTGCGGACGGATGCGAGGCAATCGAAAACGGCGAGATGGCATTTACCGTTTATCAGTCTGCGGTTGGACAGGGAACGGCAGCACTAGAGGCAGCAATCAGATTTGTAAAAGGTGAATCTATCAAGGATATAGAGGGCGCTACGGAGGATGGAAAATATATCTGGGTTCCATTTGAAAAAGTAGACAGCAGCAATGTGTCTGAGTATAAATAA
- a CDS encoding methyl-accepting chemotaxis protein, translated as MNQEKQKKMVPIMTKLLGTILPVVIVIVLLLVGVSYFISKSIITGYSKSLLNSSIENQSNEIESWLNENLAAFQSVKQTIEGTVSDEESLQAVLDQYYGYNDNYPEGLYVAEENGKLLVADGSEKKESNPTESVWYQDGLTRLNMGFTDAYTNENGEAVISASGILNDNSGVMKVISADLSLQRISIIVNSFVEMDDAQAFLINSSDGTILAHRDNSLISTKLSDSDSSLMKEIDEKRQQGDYDMEEINGNLTAFKEISGTDWLLVSYIPTSIIYADINTVRTVMIVIAAISVLILAVLISRVIHVTIKPVKELTNIITSMTEGDFTVSVATKSNDEIGVMSAGVEKFIESMRNMIASIHGVSGKLHAQADSSNQVSREMYNASKTQSQSMQELNNTVEQLSLSVNEIAENATTLAMVVADTREDGEQVDGKMKETVEASRKGKTDMQNVGNAMQSINESVLKLQQAIDKVGKASEEITNITGVISGIAEETNLLSLNASIEAARAGEAGKGFAVVATEIGQLAQNSANSVHSIENLISEINELVKDAVRQADDSVSNINSSSELVGDALKTFDLIFDNIDVVSNLVKQMIEKVEKVDGVASSVAAISEEQAASSEEILATSDTMVEQANSITDNSQAVAHDAEELTESAKELAKQVEMFQIEKGER; from the coding sequence ATGAATCAGGAAAAACAAAAGAAAATGGTTCCAATTATGACGAAGCTTTTGGGAACGATTCTTCCGGTTGTAATCGTGATTGTATTGCTGCTGGTTGGGGTGTCTTATTTTATATCAAAAAGTATTATAACCGGATATTCCAAAAGTCTTTTGAATTCATCTATTGAAAATCAGTCAAATGAGATTGAGTCCTGGCTGAATGAGAATTTAGCCGCATTTCAAAGTGTGAAACAGACCATAGAAGGAACAGTTTCAGATGAAGAAAGTCTTCAGGCTGTCTTAGACCAATACTATGGTTACAATGACAACTATCCGGAAGGATTGTACGTCGCAGAGGAGAATGGCAAGCTGCTTGTGGCGGATGGCTCAGAGAAAAAGGAGAGTAATCCGACGGAGTCCGTATGGTATCAGGATGGATTAACCAGATTGAACATGGGATTCACAGATGCCTATACCAATGAGAATGGTGAGGCAGTGATTAGTGCATCCGGTATTTTAAACGATAATTCAGGGGTTATGAAGGTAATATCAGCGGATTTGTCCCTGCAGCGAATCAGTATTATTGTAAATAGTTTTGTAGAAATGGATGACGCACAGGCATTTTTGATTAATTCATCAGATGGTACGATTTTAGCACACCGTGATAACAGCCTGATTTCAACAAAGTTAAGTGATTCAGACAGCTCCCTGATGAAGGAAATCGATGAAAAGAGACAGCAGGGTGACTACGATATGGAAGAGATTAATGGAAACCTGACGGCTTTTAAAGAAATATCGGGAACGGACTGGTTATTGGTGTCCTATATTCCAACGTCCATTATTTATGCAGATATTAACACGGTTAGAACGGTCATGATTGTCATAGCAGCTATTTCGGTGCTGATATTAGCCGTTTTGATCAGCCGGGTTATTCATGTGACCATCAAGCCGGTAAAAGAACTTACCAATATTATTACATCGATGACAGAAGGTGATTTTACGGTAAGTGTTGCAACCAAGAGCAATGATGAAATCGGTGTGATGAGTGCAGGAGTAGAGAAGTTTATTGAATCCATGCGCAATATGATTGCTTCGATTCATGGCGTGTCCGGCAAATTACACGCACAGGCAGATAGCAGTAATCAGGTTTCCCGGGAGATGTACAATGCCTCGAAAACACAAAGCCAGTCGATGCAGGAGTTAAATAATACCGTGGAGCAGTTATCCCTTTCGGTCAATGAGATTGCGGAAAATGCAACAACACTGGCGATGGTTGTCGCAGATACAAGAGAAGATGGCGAACAGGTCGATGGTAAGATGAAAGAGACCGTGGAGGCATCCCGCAAAGGAAAAACGGATATGCAGAATGTTGGAAATGCAATGCAAAGCATTAATGAATCCGTTTTGAAACTGCAGCAGGCGATTGATAAAGTCGGAAAGGCATCCGAGGAAATTACCAACATCACAGGAGTTATCAGCGGAATTGCAGAGGAGACAAATCTGTTATCTTTAAATGCATCCATTGAGGCTGCAAGAGCAGGTGAGGCAGGAAAAGGATTTGCTGTTGTGGCGACCGAAATCGGTCAGCTGGCACAAAATAGTGCAAACTCTGTACATAGCATAGAAAATCTGATTTCTGAAATCAATGAGCTGGTAAAAGATGCAGTCAGACAGGCAGATGATAGCGTCAGCAACATCAACAGCAGCAGTGAGCTTGTAGGAGACGCATTAAAGACGTTTGATTTGATTTTTGATAATATTGATGTAGTAAGCAATCTTGTGAAGCAGATGATTGAAAAAGTGGAGAAAGTAGATGGTGTGGCAAGCAGTGTGGCTGCGATTTCAGAGGAGCAGGCAGCAAGTTCAGAAGAAATTTTAGCAACATCAGATACGATGGTAGAGCAGGCTAATTCCATCACTGACAACAGCCAGGCAGTCGCACACGATGCAGAGGAATTAACAGAGTCTGCAAAAGAACTGGCAAAACAGGTTGAGATGTTCCAGATAGAGAAAGGAGAGCGCTAG
- a CDS encoding HelD family protein, which produces MTEEKYLELVIEKLKTKIAQIDDKMQGNEKDIESMHDYFWENYTEFDEYGYEMYDNSMALKSRITEQGEYVKQRYRFEKMLYAPYFGRVDFCYDGEDEAETYYIGIANLAEGRAADPLVYDWRTPVASLFYDYDKGPAKFQAPAGILTGEVTKKKQYKIKNGTLIYALENEMNIDDEILQQALSEHADARLKSIVTTIQKEQNSIIRDVSHRILAVQGCAGSGKTSVALHRIAYLLYHNRDKLNAAQVLILSPNSIFADYISRILPELGEENICEMTFDDFAYRELRAYGEAEDRYDELEKKLHEKEPLEYFISHSLVRPTKEAAYKQTRGYVEELNEFVLNLEWEIVNFRDFKYKKMFFAEADISKMFYEKFCDAPIFARMHKIGEYLIDAEETLRGKNMEDDEKQIIYDKLDRMYDTTNLFVLYNRFLKKSGRKELKRPQGMIRYEDVYPLLYLKYMTVAPAERRPVKHLLIDEMQDYSYLQYLILEKMFDCPMTILGDKMQTMAEKQQDVLTFLPHIFGKDIYPVELNKSYRSTSEITTFANGLIEKETESCVERHGELPQTISVGSREEMYKSMANKIKQLSEFDTIAVLTLDADSANKTAKELRTMFQEEEIHLLTKDSMHFSTGISVMPFYLAKGLEFDAVLVPDLQNYKTPLEQQALYIDATRALHVLKLFKIA; this is translated from the coding sequence ATGACAGAAGAAAAGTATTTAGAACTTGTGATTGAAAAATTAAAGACAAAGATTGCCCAGATTGATGATAAAATGCAGGGAAATGAGAAAGACATTGAAAGCATGCATGATTATTTCTGGGAAAACTATACCGAATTTGACGAATACGGTTATGAGATGTACGACAACAGCATGGCACTCAAGAGCCGGATTACGGAGCAGGGAGAGTATGTCAAGCAGCGTTACCGTTTTGAAAAAATGTTGTACGCCCCTTATTTTGGAAGGGTAGATTTTTGCTACGACGGTGAGGACGAGGCGGAAACCTATTACATCGGGATTGCGAATCTTGCCGAGGGAAGGGCAGCAGACCCTTTGGTCTATGACTGGAGAACGCCGGTTGCAAGTTTATTTTACGATTACGATAAGGGTCCGGCAAAATTTCAGGCACCAGCCGGCATTTTAACCGGAGAAGTCACAAAGAAAAAGCAGTATAAAATCAAAAACGGAACACTCATTTATGCGTTAGAAAATGAGATGAATATCGATGATGAAATTTTGCAGCAGGCGTTGTCTGAACATGCCGATGCAAGGTTAAAAAGCATTGTGACGACCATCCAAAAAGAGCAAAACAGCATTATCCGTGATGTTTCCCATCGGATTTTAGCGGTGCAGGGCTGTGCGGGAAGTGGAAAGACATCGGTTGCATTGCACCGGATTGCTTACCTGCTTTACCATAACCGTGACAAGTTAAATGCAGCGCAGGTACTCATTCTGTCTCCAAACAGTATTTTTGCAGATTATATCTCAAGAATTTTGCCAGAGTTAGGCGAGGAAAACATCTGTGAGATGACGTTTGATGATTTTGCTTACCGGGAGCTTCGGGCGTATGGGGAAGCGGAGGACCGCTATGATGAGCTGGAGAAGAAACTGCATGAAAAAGAGCCGCTCGAATATTTCATTTCCCATTCCCTGGTTCGACCGACAAAGGAGGCAGCTTATAAGCAGACCAGGGGATATGTGGAAGAATTAAATGAGTTTGTCTTAAATCTTGAGTGGGAGATTGTAAATTTCCGTGATTTTAAGTATAAGAAGATGTTTTTTGCAGAGGCAGATATTTCGAAAATGTTTTATGAAAAATTCTGTGATGCGCCTATTTTTGCGCGTATGCATAAGATTGGGGAATATCTGATTGATGCGGAGGAAACGCTTCGCGGCAAAAATATGGAGGATGACGAGAAGCAGATTATTTATGATAAATTAGACAGGATGTATGATACGACTAATCTTTTTGTGTTATATAACCGTTTCCTGAAAAAATCCGGCAGAAAAGAATTAAAGCGGCCGCAGGGCATGATTCGCTATGAGGATGTCTATCCATTGTTATATTTAAAATATATGACGGTTGCGCCGGCAGAGCGAAGACCGGTGAAACATCTTTTAATTGATGAGATGCAGGATTATTCTTATCTGCAGTATCTGATTCTGGAAAAAATGTTTGACTGCCCGATGACCATTTTAGGGGATAAGATGCAGACGATGGCAGAAAAACAGCAGGATGTGCTAACCTTTTTGCCACACATTTTTGGAAAAGATATCTACCCTGTGGAATTAAATAAAAGCTACCGTTCTACCTCGGAAATAACGACATTTGCCAATGGATTGATTGAAAAAGAGACCGAATCCTGTGTGGAGCGTCATGGGGAGCTGCCACAGACCATATCGGTTGGTTCAAGGGAAGAAATGTATAAAAGTATGGCAAATAAAATCAAGCAGCTTAGCGAGTTTGATACGATTGCGGTACTGACACTGGATGCAGATTCAGCAAATAAGACCGCAAAGGAATTGAGAACAATGTTTCAAGAGGAGGAGATTCATCTTTTGACCAAGGACAGTATGCATTTTTCTACGGGAATCTCTGTCATGCCATTTTATTTAGCAAAAGGGCTGGAATTCGATGCGGTACTCGTACCGGATTTGCAAAATTATAAGACACCATTGGAGCAACAGGCACTCTATATCGATGCGACAAGAGCACTTCATGTATTAAAGTTGTTTAAAATTGCGTAA
- a CDS encoding M14 family metallopeptidase produces the protein MANIVPTNVVYSSALTEQVISKLAEAYPFLVQSVIGESVMGRPIFCIQIGTGEKEVFYNASFHANEWITTPVLLKFLEEYASAYAGGESLYGVRADWLFEHYKLYLVPLVNPDGVDLVNGEIEDAFYLNQARRIAADYPQIPFPDGWKANIDGIDLNLQFPAGWEEARRIKSAQGYTSPAPRDFVGDAPLVAPESRAVYEFTKEHDFLLILAYHTQGRVIYWKYLDYNPAGAAEIAQYFHWVSGYTVEETPFASGHAGYKDWFIMEYNRPGFTIEAGEGINPLPIGQFDTIYEENKRILLGGMTEI, from the coding sequence ATGGCAAATATTGTACCTACAAATGTAGTTTATTCATCAGCCCTCACCGAACAGGTAATTTCAAAGTTAGCAGAGGCTTACCCGTTTCTTGTGCAAAGTGTGATAGGCGAAAGTGTGATGGGGCGTCCCATTTTTTGCATTCAGATTGGAACAGGGGAAAAGGAGGTGTTTTACAACGCCTCTTTTCATGCAAACGAATGGATTACAACGCCTGTTTTGTTAAAATTCCTAGAAGAATACGCGAGCGCTTATGCAGGTGGGGAGAGCCTTTATGGCGTGCGGGCAGACTGGCTGTTTGAACATTACAAACTCTATCTGGTGCCCCTTGTGAATCCGGATGGGGTTGATTTGGTAAATGGAGAGATAGAGGATGCATTTTACTTAAATCAGGCAAGAAGGATTGCCGCGGATTATCCCCAGATTCCATTCCCGGATGGATGGAAGGCAAATATCGATGGAATCGATTTGAATCTCCAGTTCCCGGCAGGCTGGGAGGAGGCAAGGAGAATCAAGTCTGCACAAGGCTACACTTCGCCGGCTCCGAGAGATTTTGTTGGCGATGCACCGCTTGTGGCACCGGAAAGCAGGGCGGTTTACGAGTTCACCAAAGAACATGATTTTTTACTCATTTTGGCATATCACACGCAAGGGCGTGTCATTTACTGGAAATATCTGGACTACAACCCTGCGGGTGCAGCAGAGATTGCACAGTATTTTCACTGGGTAAGTGGATATACTGTGGAGGAGACACCGTTTGCGTCCGGGCATGCGGGATATAAGGACTGGTTTATCATGGAGTATAACAGGCCGGGATTTACAATAGAAGCAGGAGAAGGGATAAATCCGCTTCCTATCGGGCAGTTTGATACGATTTATGAGGAAAACAAACGGATTTTATTAGGAGGAATGACAGAGATTTAA